In Mangifera indica cultivar Alphonso chromosome 1, CATAS_Mindica_2.1, whole genome shotgun sequence, a single genomic region encodes these proteins:
- the LOC123196816 gene encoding F-box protein SKIP23-like, with amino-acid sequence MAQTFGISWADLPPDLLSLIEKRLDTRIDTLQFRAVCYSWRFLTPRSEKPPPSLPKHILCPINNAPTVSPPMAPFTLFKTKVLRLEVPNTFPKKSWLMKVSEPVENKYRLISPFSTSPVHNLPDGEVFPQNLNLLNLGVSKVSENFFLKNDSPNVDHRISRNFFEVGLSSLFDSNKKFVLIEQTDLLCVTIGENIWRPVERRYGINDFIRYKNHFFTVDRDGIVKVVDDKTFRSVLTVPRSLPRYGEWYMVKSRGYLYFVVRDLQSCDGQVFFHLALLRNVNLDPRRPLSVQFKVFKLDDRHGVYRARWREVTDLGDEIFFISRDSSYAFSASDFAGVRGNKIIFVDEIKTLTDYARGLRDHGQVMESLIDGRVRVGVYDLANGSSAPLMALPNYFQMFWPPPAWLMRPPPADDLSSSLSDLGVSSSAPSSSSSSSSG; translated from the coding sequence atggctCAAACTTTTGGAATTTCATGGGCTGATCTCCCACCAGACCTCCTTTCTCTCATTGAAAAACGCCTGGATACCCGCATTGACACGCTCCAATTTCGAGCTGTGTGTTACTCATGGAGATTCTTGACTCCTCGCTCTGAGAAACCTCCTCCTTCACTACCCAAACATATACTGTGTCCTATCAATAATGCTCCAACTGTGAGCCCTCCTATGGCTCCTTTCACTTTGTTCAAAACCAAAGTCCTTCGCCTTGAAGTCCCTAATACCTTCCCCAAAAAGAGCTGGTTGATGAAGGTCAGTGAGCCAGTTGAAAACAAATACCGTCTCATTAGTCCATTTTCAACTTCCCCCGTTCACAACCTTCCTGACGGCGAAGTCTTTCCTCAGAATTTAAACCTGCTCAACTTAGGCGTCTCAAAGGTTTCCGAAAACTTCTTCCTGAAAAACGATAGCCCTAACGTAGACCATCGTATCTCCAGGAATTTCTTCGAGGTGGGCTTGTCCAGCCTCTTCGATTCAAACAAAAAGTTCGTCCTCATCGAACAAACAGACCTGCTGTGCGTCACAATTGGTGAAAACATATGGCGGCCGGTGGAAAGACGCTATGGAATCAATGATTTTATACGCTACAAGAACCATTTCTTCACTGTAGATCGAGATGGCATCGTCAAAGTCGTCGACGACAAAACATTTAGATCAGTTCTGACGGTCCCTCGATCATTACCTCGCTACGGAGAGTGGTACATGGTAAAATCCCGTGGATATCTTTACTTTGTAGTTAGAGATCTTCAATCTTGCGATGGCCAAGTCTTTTTTCATTTAGCCCTTTTACGCAATGTTAATCTTGATCCAAGGCGTCCACTTTCAGTGCAATTCAAAGTGTTTAAGTTGGATGATCGTCACGGTGTGTATAGAGCTAGATGGAGGGAGGTCACCGATTTGGGAGATGAAATCTTTTTCATCAGTCGTGATTCTTCATATGCGTTTTCAGCTTCTGATTTTGCCGGCGTTAGAGGGAATAAGATCATTTTCGTGGatgaaattaaaactttaactgATTATGCTCGGGGTTTACGTGATCATGGCCAAGTGATGGAATCTTTAATCGATGGAAGAGTGAGAGTTGGTGTGTATGATTTAGCAAATGGAAGCAGTGCACCCCTTATGGCTCTCCCTAACTATTTTCAAATGTTCTGGCCACCTCCGGCTTGGCTCATGAGGCCACCACCGGCTGATGATCTGAGTTCGTCGTTGTCCGATCTGGGTGTTTCATCATCGgctccatcttcatcttcatcttcatcttcaggATGA
- the LOC123229702 gene encoding transcription termination factor MTERF9, chloroplastic-like produces the protein MSLLSLFPVFSSNPRVLHSPLHSVGQTRAKTRRFVALSTHSNAKIIKTNRKSRYGRQLSMYDNSEEDIEEEEEEDEDDVEEDDWLVDDDDDFAEVKEYVVNGKKYKSQKRWNSKIGSQRSPVTGRSIGSLKSGGSLRIAENQLDGRNRRNTLGKNSNGNPYHASYYTKEVNSFDGGGKHMTRSSMENRYQLLSEEIELDEKWLPLLDYLSTFGFSESHFIQMYERHMPSLQINVCSAQERLEYLLSVGVKQRDVRRILLRQPQILEYTVDNNLKSHVNFLMNLGIPSTRIGQIIVAAPSLFSYSIEKSLKPTVRYLVEEVGINEKSIGKVVQLSPQILVQRIDMSWNTRYLFLSEELGAPRDSIVKMVTKHPQLLHYSIDDGLLPRINFLRSIGMHNSEILKVLTSLTQVLSLSLEDNLKPKYSYLVNELRNEVKSLTKYPMYLSLSLDQRIRPRHRFLVSLKKAPKGPFPLSSLVPTDESFCQQWAGTSLDEYLAFRQRLLLKDFANKYDKRE, from the exons ATGTCACTTTTGTCTCTCTTCCCAGTTTTCAGTAGTAACCCAAGAGTTCTTCACTCCCCACTTCACTCTGTTGGTCAGACGAGAGCTAAAACTCGCCGTTTTGTGGCCTTATCCACTCACTCCAACGCTAAGATTATTAAGACTAACAGGAAGTCGAGGTATGGACGGCAACTGTCTATGTATGATAATAGTGAAGAGGATATAgaggaagaggaggaagaagatgaagatgacgtGGAAGAAGATGATTGGTTGGTCGATGATGAT GATGACTTTGCAGAAGTTAAGGAATATGTTGTCAATGGAAAGAAGTATAAGTCACAGAAGAGATGGAATTCTAAAATAG GCAGTCAGAGATCACCAGTTACAGGCAGGAGCATTGGGTCATTAAAATCTGGTGGAAGCCTTAGAATTGCTGAAAACCAATTGGATggaagaaatagaagaaatacTCTAGGGAAGAATAGTAATGGAAATCCTTATCATGCTTCCTACTATACTAAGGAAGTTAATTCATTTGATGGTGGAGGAAAG CATATGACAAGGAGTTCCATGGAGAATAGATATCAATTGCTATCTGAAGAAATAGAGTTGGATGAGAAATGGCTCCCACTTCTTGATTATCTAAGCACGTTTGGGTTCAGTGAATCTCACTTTATCCAAATGTATGAGAGGCACATGCCTTCCCTTCAGATAAATGTATGTTCTGCACAGGAAAGGTTGGAATACTTGTTAAGTGTTGGTGTCAAACAGAGAGATGTCAGGAGGATTCTTCTGAGACAACCACAGATTTTGGAATATACTGTTGATAACAATTTGAAGTCCCATGTAAATTTCTTGATGAATTTGGGTATCCCAAGTACCAGAATAGGACAGATAATTGTTGCTGCTCCATCCCTTTTTTCTTACAGTATTGAGAAATCACTAAAACCAACAGTGAGATACTTAGTTGAAGAGGTTGGCATTAACGAAAAGAGTATCGGTAAAGTTGTGCAACTGAGCCCTCAAATTCTGGTTCAGCGGATTGATATGTCCTGGAACACTCgttatctttttctttcagaAGAACTGGGAGCTCCTAGAGATAGTATAGTCAAGATGGTAACAAAACATCCTCAACTCCTTCATTACAGCATTGATGATGGATTACTACCAAGGATAAATTTCCTGAGAAGTATTGGAATGCATAATTCTGAAATCTTGAAAGTCTTGACAAGCCTTACACAG GTATTGTCCCTCTCACTGGAAGATAATCTAAAACCGAAGTACTCATACCTGGTTAATGAGCTTCGCAATGAGGTGAAGTCCTTGACCAAATATCCCATGTACTTAAGCTTGTCCTTGGACCAGAGAATTAGACCACGACACAGATTCTTGGTTTCCCTTAAGAAAGCTCCAAAAGGGCCATTTCCTCTAAGCTCACTGGTTCCAACAGATGAAAGCTTTTGCCAGCAGTGGGCTGGTACTAGTTTAGATGAATATTTGGCATTTCGGCAGAGGTTGCTACTCAAGGATTTTgctaataaatatgataaacgggaataa